The genomic segment CAGCTCGGCCGCGTGCACTGCTACGAGGGGTACGCGCCGGAGGAGGTCGTGCGGCCGGTGCGCGCCGAGATCGCATGGGGCGCGCGGACCGTGCTGCTCACGAACGCGGCCGGCGGCCTGAACCCGGCGTTCCGCGCGGGCGAGCTCATGGCGGTTGAGGATCACATCAACCTGACCGGGCTGAACCCGCTGCGCGGCCCGAACGACTCGGCGCGCGGCCCGCGGTTCCCGGACATGACCGACGCCTGGGATCCGCGGCTCCGCGGCGCG from the Pseudomonadota bacterium genome contains:
- a CDS encoding purine-nucleoside phosphorylase, which translates into the protein MPAKNEWNEIYSIARFLKDRLGDPPEVVAVLGSGLGVAAAALDDARGVSFGEIPGWPRSTVEGHAGEMRRGVLMGVEVLFQLGRVHCYEGYAPEEVVRPVRAEIAWGARTVLLTNAAGGLNPAFRAGELMAVEDHINLTGLNPLRGPNDSARGPRFPDMTDAWDPRLRGA